The genomic region agCAAGATGTCCAGTACGAGTAAACGTcttgccacatacatcacatttatatggtttctctccagtatgactTCTCCGATGAACTGCAAGGCTTGAATttatactaaagcctttgccacatacatcacatttatatggcttctctccagtatgaattctccgatGATTTGCAAGCCCTGAAGTTTCACTAAAGCTtttgccacatacatcacatttatatggtttctctccagtatgaattcgctgatgaACTGCAAGATGTGTAGACTTTTTAAAGGccttgccacatacatcacatttatatggcttctctccagtatgaattctccgatGAACTGCAAGGCTTGAATTTGAACTAAAGGACTTGCCACATACATGACATTtatatggcttctctccagtatgaactctctgatgaactGCAAGGGTTGAAGTTtcactaaagcctttgccacatacatcacatttatatggcttctctccagtatgaactctctgatgaactGCAAGGCTTGAAGTTtcactaaagcctttgccacatacatcacatttatatggtttctctccagtatgaactctctgatgaacagCAAGATGTCCAGTATGAGTAAACGCCTTGCCACACACATcgcatttatatggtttctctcccgTATGAGTTCTCTGATGAACTTTAAGTTGTGAGTTTTGAGTAACGCATcggccacatacatcacatttatatgctgtctctccagtatgaattctccgatGAACTGCAAGCTTTGAAGCTGacctaaagcctttgccacatacatcacatttatatggtttctctccagtatgaattctccgatGAACTGCAAGATGTGTAGACTGATTAAAGGCCTTgtcacatacatcacatttatatggtttctctccagtatgaattcgccgATGAACTGCAAGATGTGTAGACGTATTAAAGGCCTTgtcacatacatcacatttatatggtttctctccagtatgaattctccaaTGGACTACAAGGCTTGAATTTAAAGTAAAGGACTTGCCACATACATGACATTTATATGGCTTCTCTCCACTATGAACTCTCCGATGAACTGCAAGGCTTGAAGTTccactaaagcctttgccacatacatgacatttatatggtttctctccagtatgaactctctgatgaataGCAAGATCTCCAGTATGAGTAAACGCCttgccacacacatcacatttatatggtgtctctccagtatgaattctccaaTGAACTGCAAGGCTTGAATTTGAACTAAAGGACTTGCCACATACatgacatttatatggtttctctccagtatgaactctctgatgaacagCAAGATGTCCAGTACGAGTAAACACCttgccacacacatcacatttatatggtgtctctccagtatgaattctccgatGAACTGCAAGCCTTGAAGTTtcactaaagcctttgccacatacatcacatttatatggtttctctccagtatgaactctctgatgaacagCAAGATGTCCAGTACGAGTAAACGCCttgccacacacatcacatttatatggtttctctccagtatgcaTTCTCCGATGAACTGCAAGGCTTGAAGTtacactaaagtctttgccacatacatagcatttatatggtttctctccagtatgaactctctgatgaacagCAAGATGTCCAGTACGAGTAAACGCCttgccacacacatcacatttatatggcttctctccagtatgaactctccgATGAACTGCAAGGCTTGAAGttatactaaagcctttgccacatacatcacatttatgtggtttctctccagtatgactTCTCCGATGAACTGCAAGGCTTGAATTTGAACTAAAGGACttgccacacacatcacatttatatggtttctctccagtatgaattctccgatGATTTGCAAGTCCTGAAGTTtcactaaagcctttgccacatacatcacatttatatggtttctctccagtatgaattcgccgATGAGCTGCAAGATGTGTAGACGTATTAAAGGccttgccacatacatcacatttatatggtttctctccactATGAATTCTCCAATGAACTACAAGGCTTGAATTTGAAGTAAAGGActtgccacatacatcacatttatatggcttctctccagtatgaactctctgatgaactGCAAGGCTTGAAGTTtcactaaagcctttgccacatacatcacatttatatggtttctctccagtatgaactctctgatgaacagCAAGATGTCCAGTATGAGCAAACGCCttgccacacacatcacatttatatgctttctctccagtatgaattctccaaTGAATTGCAAGTTGTCTAGTTTgattaaaagccttgccacacaCGTCGCATTTACATGGTTTTCCTCCTATATGGATTCTTTGATGTCCAGTGAGTTCTGAGTCCTGAAGAAAGGTTATGTCACACTCATTACATTTGTAAggtcttttcttttgtgtttcatgGTCTGGTAACAGTTCTGAAGGATGCATAACACCATTCTCATGTTTATGAGAAAAGCCTTTGCAGACATTACCAGTTCTCTGAGGTGGTAAACCTGTGGCGCTGACATTTGTCACAACTTGACTACATTCAAAAATTATCCCTTCAGATTGCACCACCTGCAATTCATTCTGAAAGCTTGATCCGTGCCTCTCAAAAGGTCTCTTTCCTACATCACTTCTACTAGGATGATGTCTTCCATCAGTGAGGTTTTTGTTATGGGATGTAGACATTCCtttgtcatttctttcatcatttgtcCACAGACAATCAAAGTCATGTATATTTTCCTGGATGTCCCTCAGGTGAAAATCTTTGATTTCAACGCTTTCAGCTCGTCCAAACATCACTCTTTGAAAAATCTCCCCTTTACCACTGTTTACTGTTGCCTGTAATTTCTTGATCTTATCTATATGAGACATATCTACAAGACATAAAGAACCACAGGTATTTTATTAGTAACAattcataaataaattatttcttgtcGAACACATAACATTATACCATGAGTCATATTCGTcctgaaaaaaattatgaattttcGCAATAATGATCTTAAAACTATAGAACACTAAAGGAATAGAACTCTTCAAAAAGGAGTGATCATATgcaattcaaattaattttaggGTAGTGTACTTTCAAACACaatcagaaaatattaattttatgcaAACTCAAGTCAGTtcacaaagaaaacatatttccCCACCATGACCTCAAAGCTCATCCTACTTTGTCCTAAACACATTGCTCTCTCATAATTGAGGAGAAAATAATGGTATATTCTACACACTCTATGCATCCTTATACATGTTTAAATGGTGAAGAACATACAGGACTAGagaggtgactcagtggtaaagaaactgcctgccaatgcagaagacgcggcACAGGGGgatacaatccctgggtcggaaagatcccctggagcaggaaatcacaacccagtgcactattcttgcctgaaaaaaattccatggataggaaAGCTCGGCGGGCAACactccatgagatcacaaagagtcagactggactaAGTAACTGAGCAAACAAGCATCAAAGAGGCAATACACTGGAATGGTAAACAATGCAAAAGAAGAATTCTAatgaataatgtaaaaaaaaaggcAGTCAGAAACTGTTCAACAAATACTGcattgagaaaataaagaattctgtaaacaatatatatatatatgtaccatggaTTAACTCCAGTCTTGCTGCAGTGAAACTACTGAATCCTATccactggactgtcagagaattccctaaaataatttaaaaaataaaaaaataaacacttttctaAATACCTCTTAGAAATCTATCAGTAGATAGATATATAAGCATTTTATGACATTAACAAGTGGTTAATGTCAATTATATTGTGTAATACAAAAagagcatcatttttaaaaaacaaaaaatatgtgaAACATTCTCTACTTATACAATAATCATTCAATACAGCAACTCCATATCTACACAGTAACTTAAACTCACCCAGTTCATTGGCTCCAACATACATGTAAAGGAACAACCtttagggctttccttgtggctcagaggtaaagaatccatctgctagtgcagggcacacaggtttgatccctgatctgggaaattcCCACAGGCCTGAGAACAATTAAGCCTGCAGGCCACAGGTGATGACTCTCTGCTCTAGAGCTGgggggtcacaactactgagcaaacacacagagACCATACAttgcaacaagagaatccactaGAATGAGAAGTACAGGCAATGTAACTAGAGGGTAGCCCTTActtgctgcaagtagagaaaagcccccgaagcaacaaagacccagtgaagagaaaaataaataaattttaataaatttttaaacatactGTTATGAAGATAAAGGAATGTAATTTGAAaacttacatatattttaagcAAAAGTAACCTTTGAGGcaaactccctggtggtccagtagttagggctatgtgcttccagtgtagggggcacAAAATCTCTCCATGAATGGGCAACTAAGAACCAGAGTACCATGtggaacagcaaaaaaaaaaaaagaaaagtaacttcTGATATTTTCTATAAAACACGCAACAGTCTATGCCACCTAACAGCACGAATTACCACAGGAGGAGGACAAGGGGAAGTAAACCCCTTTGAAACACCTCATCACATGCTACCCAAAGTCATCACATGCAACAAAATTGACAGGAGTCAAATGACAGATTGTTGCAGAACATATAAAGACCTTGCCTTTTGGGAACCTCTTTTCTTGGAGTCCACTTTCCATGAaacctctctcttttcttaaaaaaaaacacacaaaaaaaacacttTGTTCATTTAGAAACAGTCATCTGTAAGTCAGAAGTACTTTCcattttccttaataaaatgtaattttgagGTAGGAGTTGGATGGGCTGCAGGTTGGACATCTACAATCAGCTACCCTCCTCTTTGCATGCCCTGAGATAAGAGATAGGTGGGCTCAGGTTAAGGAATTTAAACAGGCCAACAAAAACAGGGTAAACAGCCAGTTTGTCTCTTAATTCAGGGGAATAATCGTGGcaaggacaaagaaaggaaaagcccTGTCTAATAAGAGATACAGTACACAaatgcagaaaggctccttggaggtaaAAGTCAAAGGATCATTCCAGGAAAAGTGAGTTGTGCTCCTCTGAGAAGGCTTTACTTCAAGATCCAGGGTGTGCCTGTGTAGCCAAGGGGAGGGTCGTGAGACAAATTAACCAGGGCAGACAAAGCAAGGTGACTGGCCCACATTTCTCATCCCTTTCTTACTAAAAACACACATTttactttccttaagcaaccatGAGCAGTCCATTATATTAGCATTTTGTAgactggtgaacataaataccagtgataatgtCTAAGAATATCTCCTTTCTTATAGAGAACATCTCAGGGTGGCACCAAACGTATTCATTAAAAGTCCAAAATCTCTTCAGTTTGTCTGTAAGAGGAAATGAGTTTTCAGTAATCTCTGTTTCAGAatctgactttatttggaaatgacctagataTTCAATGAAGTTTcatcacttagtttagcacaaccctggAAATTCAGGTTATTcaaatctggagagactatttcAGACAGATATTTCTAAAGTATAATCTTTCCTAACAGAGCTTATCTAAAAGCTCCAATCGCATTTGCATTCTTTCCTTAAAAGTTTCTTCACTCCAGTTACTTTAACTGTTCACTAAGTTACTTAACGTAACCTAGGCACAATAAAAGTATTAGACAATGTTGAAGACTCAAGACATGTCTTAattagattagcaaacaaacattaatactagatatttaatattgaatatttcccagttcacatgaacctgaAATTCACTTAAGTTAAATTCTCTTGAAATGGTTtgatttgtcctttttttttttttttttttacaaacgaTTGaattagagctcatttacaaatcaACCTCAGCAAtattatccaaaaacaaagacacacactaAGACAAACATACATGCAGATCAACAGACATGAGACCTCTCGTACTTTCCTGCTTGAGATTCAAAAATGTCTCTTTCACCCTTTTCTTCCCAGCACCTGCACCGTGgtttaaaattctaatttgcccaaGACTGAAATCTCTGGGAAAATAGGTTACATGTTTCAAGGACATGGCAAAGGTTGCATGCTATACGGGGTCGCTTAAGGCCTGTCCAACTCCCTGCAACCCCCATGGagtctagcccaccaggctcctctgtccatgatgggactctccaggcaagaatactggagtgggttgccattcactcctccaggggatcttccctacacagggatcaaatccacgtctcctatgtctctCCCTagggctggcaggttctttaccactagagtcatctgggaagctctGGCAAATGGTAACTTTAAGCTTTTTTGGGGGGCAGGTCTTTTTAACAAGCTTGCTGTTTTTAATTCCACATGCAAAAAGAAACAGTTTTGtactttcaaaggaaaaaaaaaattcatcttaaCCAGTTTTTTCCAGAGTCTAAACAATATCATGGCCATCCTGTATCAAACAAGTTATCTTTCCTTTCTACAGTCATACCTTTATGGTAAAATACAGATCGAATAGTGCTCAAATTGACTGTGATAACAGGGTCAGAAAGACTGATAAAAATCTGGAAATGTCCCTCCAGGAAGATGGGGTCTTTGATCAGAAGACTCTAAAGGGGCAAACAAACTTGCTAGTGTGGAGAAACCTGGGCTCCCCCTCCTACTGAGAGACAGGGGCCGTTAGAAGGGGACCAgctgatggagagggaggaggggttgGCAGGGGTGAAAGGCCACAACAGGACAGAGAATGGAGAGAGAAAGGGCAGTGGGGGACACTACTGGAGCTGTGGGCCGGCTAAAGAGAGTCAACTTAACAAGTTAAGATTTGATCAGCCAAAATATAATGTGACATTGTAACATGGATAATCATCCTCACAAATCACGTATTTCCTCTTCCAGTTGGACCTTCTCCTTAGACAGTTTTAAGTTAACCTTTATTTACCTCACGGTAGGCAGAGAGCAGGATCCAGGAGTCAACTTAGATGGTGCGAAGCCTGGTGCTTGGTTGGCAAGGGCCCCTGCAAAGGCTGAACAACCTCAAGATTTGTCCCCTATCTTATCTATGCTGCTGCAAGCCTTGTACTCACAGGAGACAGTCAGGACATTCACACTCAGGGCAGTTTGCATgcaggttagaagcaaggtcagaggaaTGCACTGCTTTGTCTTGAAGACTAAACaagactatttatttaatttccttaacaccctggtggctccatggtaagaATCTGCTTAGTAATGcgggaggcatgggttcgattattgttctgggaagatctcacatgtcacagAGAATAAGCTGATGAACTACAGATAGTGAGCTTGTATCGCAAAACTACTCACAACCGTGTGCCCACGGCCCGTGCTTCACAACTAAAGAAACCACCACATTGAGAAACCATGCTCCcggcaactacagagtagccctcactcgtCTCCAACAGACAGAAGTCCACACAGCACAAAAGACCCAGGACAGGCCAAAAACAAAGACCTCGCCTTCATCTCTGTGGGCGCTACAGCTCCACTGGAGGGTGCTGTACATTTCGCATGTCGAAGAACAGAGCCGTCAGTTAGGGAGAAAAACCTCCTGTGAGATTCACAAACATTAAacatctgttttctcacagaactcTCCCCCTTGGAGAGTTTCCCAAACCCCATGAATGGTGCGGCTTCCTCTCTGTCCTTGTGACAGTTGACCTGTGATCACACTGTTGATACGTTCCCACTTATCTGGATTTTCGCTATTAGCACCTCATTCTCCACAATCCAGGGGTCTTCCTCTTTGTTCCACAAGAATGGAGATAATGTTCAGATCAGAAGCAGAAATTCCTACTCACAAGTAGTGCCACATACTGTGGCTTCTTCCAGAAAACAACCTCTCTTTTCCTTAATAAATGTATCTGTTATTCTTAATACATTGGTGTATTCATTTCTTTTGGCTCAGGGGAGTGTTCTGCTGCTTGGTCGTCTCTCCAAGCTCAGCAAGTAGGGGCTACGCTGCAGTTGCAGTGCTCATGCTCCTTACTCGCTGTGGCAAGAGTAAATTCTATCACTCTAAGaaatcactcaaaaaaaaaaaaaacggaaatCACTCAGATCAAACAGTTAAGAAATGAGGCAACAGCACGTGAGCTCAGGTGGTTGGGAGTGACAACTGAACCTGAAGAATCAACTACTTAACTaccagagaaggaaagagcatcCACAGAGCATGCCCTGACAATATCTGAAACAAGTTCAAGGAAGCTGAAATACAACAGAACAGCATAAATGTCATGATACAGGGTCACACCCTCTCCCATCACAACCCACACAATGTCGATTATCTTGCTACAATTTACATCATTCATGTGATGATGCAGAAAAAACTTAAAGCCATGAAATACACTTAAGACACAACTGAAACTGCTACAAAGCATACACCATTACTTATGAGGTGATGTTTTTGTAATAAAACCATGGAGTTACATATCCATATCGAGGCACATAGGTATagctgctctgtgacatgtgggatcttcccagagcaaggaccaaacctgtgtctcctgcactggtaggtatAGAATCCAGCTCTTTTGTCAGCCAAGGAGTGAGGATATTATAAACCAACAGAAAAATACTTCACAAAAAAATTTACTATCTGCCTCCTTTTGAATGCACAGGGAACAGTATAACATACAGTACAATATGCAGCAGGTATCTAGTTCCTTTCGAAGAACTACTGAACCAAGAACACACGGCTAGAAAACAGGCAACTGGATATTTCAAAGTTTGAAATCAGCTCTATAAATGCTCAAGTTCTGAAAAAACTCCCTGTGTATCACACATTGGAGGTCACCAGAAGGAAAGACAAGTTTAAACTTCTGATGTCAATCACGAAGCTTTACATGTCTGAGTCTCCAAGGTTTTGAGTTTAATCAAGAAAAACAGGGGATCTCAAAAGGCACAGAGGGAACATGCCAAGGTACCCCAGGGCAGATCCCCACTTCAGGGGAAGTGATCCTCACCTACAGACAGCAGGTTCCTGAGAGTCTCCACCATCACGTCCTTGTACAAGGTCCTCTGGGTGGGGTCCAGGCACTCCCACTCCTTGGGAGTGAAATCTATGAACAGATCCTTGAAGGTCAACTGTgcctgaaatgaaaacacatttcacCAACAGGCCCTGAGGAGGGTTCTTTGTttcacacaaaatgaaaagaggtgAGAGGGGTAAAGCTCAATTCAGTTGAAGTAATATTCTGAACGATCCATTAAAAGCTGCTTGAAGCAAACTGTCGGTCTCTAATTTccaatttcctcttttttctaaGATTATGATATCCTGCAATCAACATGAATTTGTCATGTATGTGGACAATACATCaaaaatacacatattaaaaCCAACACTGGGTTGCGTATGCAGAAGTGTTACATTCAACACACAGAGTGACACAGTCTCACTATTTAGATGAGTTACAGCAAGACTGGTCTCTTCACAGACGACAAAGTCCACAGTCACTTTAAAAGAACACACACATTGTGATGATGACAACAGGTGTGTCAGCATGTCCTACTCACTAAACATTACTCTAAAGACTTCACACGGATGAACTTGTCATCAACATACAGCACGTTAGAGAAAGATCTGTGTCCAGCTTACTGGGGAGAAAACTCTGTCACTCTAAGAAATCACACAGATCAAACAGCTAAGAAATGAGGCAACAGCACCTGAGCTCAGGTGGTTGGGAGAGACAACTGAACCTAAAGAATCAACCAGTTAACTaccagagaaggaaagagcattCAGAGAGTTCCCTGAGAATACTTGAAACAAGTTCAAGGAAGctgaaataaaacagaacagCATAAATGGGCATGAGACAGGGTCACATCCTCTCCCATAGCAACCCACACAATGTCAAAAACTTACCACAACTTACATCATTTATGTGATgatgcagaaaaaaattaacGCCATGAAATACActtaggacacaactgaaactgCTACAAACCATACACCATTATTTATGAGATGATGTTTTTGTAATAAAACCATGGAGCTATACATATCcatgcattcatgcatgcatgtgtatacacacaattGCTTGAAACAAGAGgagttatctttattttttttctttcattctatcaAAATTCACTCAGTGTTAGCTTTGCAACTCAAACTtgaaatacagcagtgaacatGACGGAGCTTCTAATCCAGCAGCCAGGCAGCCAATCCACACGTTTAACGTTACTATCGAAATAAATGCCTGACACAGGCCCGGTACCAAAACAAGATTAAACAGAAAGTCTTATCCTACACTGAGAAATCACACAAGGTCTGTGTGAGGAAGAAACACTTAGGATTGGCAAGGTGGGAAATGGAAGAGTGTTGCAAGGACAAAGGACAGCCTGAGTGCCAGCTCTGAGGCAGGAAGATATTATTGAACAGAAAATCTGACTGCGACACAGGGAATGTAGATGGGGTGATGCCAGGTAGCAGCTTATTTATGCAAGATCTATGGATTTAGGACTTTAATCCAAAAGATACTGGAAGTGTCTGAAGAATCTGCAAGAGGAAAGTTAGATGCTTAGATTTGTTTTCCAGAGCTCAATCTGCTGTGTGTGGAATTTGTGTTTACCTGCATATTCATGCCAGACTGCAACCCCGCTGATGGCAGCCCACcaactcctctatccatggaattctccaggcaagaatactgcagtgggttcccattctcttctttcatgttACTTCTTCATTCAGGAACTTTGTcaacattctatttcttttttaaagctgatttattttgcttatgttgggtcttcgttgctctgagtgggctttctctagttgtagctgCAGTGCCGGGgcgtctcactgcagtggcttctcttgttttggagcacaggctctagagagtGCGGGCTTCTGTAGTTAtgactcccgggctctagagcacaggctcagtagttgtggcccatgggcttagttgctctgagacatcttcccagacctgggatggaacccatgcaccctacattggcaggcacattcttagccactgtaccaccagggaagtcctcaacatTATCTTATTCTAGttcaaaaaaacttaaaagtaatACAAGCAGAAAATAACATATAGAAGATTTCCTCCAATCTTCATAAAAtacctgtatttaaaaatatgtgggtCTCCCTACAGTAAGTGGTCAAGAATCTACtgggcaatgcaagagatgcaggttgttGCCTGTTCTGAGAGACCACATGCTgaaggcaactaagcccgtgagtcTCAATTCCTGAGCcagagctctagagcacagtaggtgaaactactgaagccagcgCGCTCTAGAGCCTCGGCTGCAAgagaagagaagccattgcaatgagaagcgtGCGCACCGCAACCAGAGTGGCCACTACTCGCCAGAACCAGGGAAAAGACACTGAAGCAATGAAGATACAGTacaggaaataaatatattttaaaaaacagaatgtgatttttatccttaatTTTAGGTATGTACTTATTAACAAAATCCAAAATTATTATTCCATTAAGAAAATATTGAATCAAGATTAGTAAAGTTGAAAAATTCCctcatagtccagtggttaagatccctcacttccactgcagggtttcATGTTCAATCCCTATGCAGCAAACTAAGACCCTGGAAACTGCAtcatgtggtaaaaaaaaaaatcagtaagccTGATTTTACAGTTTAAATTAGATGGTGTAACGAAACACTCCCTAGCCCTGACATCTCTTTCTGAA from Muntiacus reevesi chromosome 2, mMunRee1.1, whole genome shotgun sequence harbors:
- the LOC136157615 gene encoding zinc finger protein 665-like, with protein sequence MGQLLKPMHPGEAAASEEHERCNCSVAATTVAQLTFKDVFKNSTPEEWECLDLAQRTLYKALMVETLRNPLSVVAPPRPPESPRRAPPPAPTRPAPPHKVAPLRPAPLAAPRGPASRAARFRLIFQRPFAGRASLHHPPSAGLAPPPDLHLFAARARTVTHVEAESGEWKSQLSAQLTFKDLFIDFTPKEWECLDPTQRTLYKDVMVETLRNLLSVDMSHIDKIKKLQATVNSGKGEIFQRVMFGRAESVEIKDFHLRDIQENIHDFDCLWTNDERNDKGMSTSHNKNLTDGRHHPSRSDVGKRPFERHGSSFQNELQVVQSEGIIFECSQVVTNVSATGLPPQRTGNVCKGFSHKHENGVMHPSELLPDHETQKKRPYKCNECDITFLQDSELTGHQRIHIGGKPCKCDVCGKAFNQTRQLAIHWRIHTGEKAYKCDVCGKAFAHTGHLAVHQRVHTGEKPYKCDVCGKGFSETSSLAVHQRVHTGEKPYKCDVCGKSFTSNSSLVVHWRIHSGEKPYKCDVCGKAFNTSTHLAAHRRIHTGEKPYKCDVCGKGFSETSGLANHRRIHTGEKPYKCDVCGKSFSSNSSLAVHRRSHTGEKPHKCDVCGKGFSITSSLAVHRRVHTGEKPYKCDVCGKAFTRTGHLAVHQRVHTGEKPYKCYVCGKDFSVTSSLAVHRRMHTGEKPYKCDVCGKAFTRTGHLAVHQRVHTGEKPYKCDVCGKGFSETSRLAVHRRIHTGETPYKCDVCGKVFTRTGHLAVHQRVHTGEKPYKCHVCGKSFSSNSSLAVHWRIHTGETPYKCDVCGKAFTHTGDLAIHQRVHTGEKPYKCHVCGKGFSGTSSLAVHRRVHSGEKPYKCHVCGKSFTLNSSLVVHWRIHTGEKPYKCDVCDKAFNTSTHLAVHRRIHTGEKPYKCDVCDKAFNQSTHLAVHRRIHTGEKPYKCDVCGKGFRSASKLAVHRRIHTGETAYKCDVCGRCVTQNSQLKVHQRTHTGEKPYKCDVCGKAFTHTGHLAVHQRVHTGEKPYKCDVCGKGFSETSSLAVHQRVHTGEKPYKCDVCGKGFSETSTLAVHQRVHTGEKPYKCHVCGKSFSSNSSLAVHRRIHTGEKPYKCDVCGKAFKKSTHLAVHQRIHTGEKPYKCDVCGKSFSETSGLANHRRIHTGEKPYKCDVCGKGFSINSSLAVHRRSHTGEKPYKCDVCGKTFTRTGHLAVHQRVHTGEKPYKCYVCGKDFSVTSSLAVHQRIHTGEKPYKCDECGKAFTRTGHLAVHQRVHTGEKS